From a single Rhodanobacteraceae bacterium genomic region:
- a CDS encoding serine/threonine protein kinase: MLKLDPALWRRAQTVFDRIVDLPAAERDAALLRDCGEDGDLRAMVADLLRADDQGVPEPQPAAVALGKLVEPDILPGSRIGSFAVERLIGAGGMGRVYLAHRKDGRVEQSVAIKTIRGAYGGRDLLERFARERRILARLNHPNIARFIDAGECPDGSPYVAMEFVPGTPILDYARARRLSLRQRLELFVKIASAVDHAHRQLVVHRDLKPGNVMVDAQGEPKLLDFGIAKPLQQDLELGHLDGQTAPEARYFSLKHAAPEQIDGDADSVSVDIYALGGLLYELLTGHLPLDLSGLSFNEARARIQTQMPVPPSSVLGADVPYARRELQGDLDRIVLHALRKEPQLRYASAGALIDDIQSLLDHRPISLRASHRWYLLARFLRRHRLASAMLLTLATVIISAAVVFRYQRDEAIRESTRAEMVSSMMIDAFRAADPSRNRGEKLTAREVMRQASLALSRRDDLDPATRSKLLLTLSQVHASLGSNQEALELAQQALAAASDPEQRLEAELSVADAKFNLGEALTAKDHVAELLERPEASGARWQLRLRQFSLKVESRLNLVNTSPISKSIYEDALAMLGPDDPITTSAALAYGTNLINNKEKLQEGAVLSGIW; this comes from the coding sequence ATGCTGAAGCTGGATCCTGCCCTGTGGCGTCGTGCGCAAACGGTGTTTGACCGTATCGTCGATCTGCCTGCTGCCGAACGCGACGCCGCGTTGTTGCGCGACTGTGGTGAGGATGGTGATTTGCGCGCCATGGTTGCCGATTTGCTTCGGGCCGACGATCAGGGCGTGCCCGAACCACAGCCAGCCGCGGTCGCCCTGGGGAAGCTGGTCGAACCTGACATTCTTCCCGGCAGCCGCATCGGCAGTTTTGCCGTGGAAAGACTGATCGGCGCAGGCGGTATGGGTCGTGTCTACCTGGCCCATCGCAAGGACGGACGCGTCGAGCAAAGCGTGGCCATCAAGACCATCCGCGGCGCCTATGGTGGTCGCGATCTGTTGGAGCGTTTTGCCCGGGAACGCAGGATCCTTGCAAGGCTCAACCATCCCAACATCGCCCGGTTCATCGACGCTGGCGAATGCCCGGATGGCTCGCCCTATGTCGCCATGGAATTTGTCCCTGGCACGCCGATACTCGACTACGCGCGAGCGCGCCGGCTGTCGCTGCGGCAACGACTGGAGCTGTTCGTCAAGATTGCATCGGCGGTGGATCACGCCCATCGGCAGTTGGTGGTGCATCGGGATCTCAAACCCGGCAACGTCATGGTGGACGCCCAGGGCGAGCCCAAGCTGCTGGATTTCGGCATCGCCAAGCCCTTGCAGCAGGATCTTGAGCTTGGCCACCTGGATGGCCAAACCGCGCCCGAGGCCCGTTACTTCTCGCTCAAACACGCGGCCCCCGAGCAGATCGATGGCGATGCCGACAGCGTCTCGGTGGACATCTATGCGCTCGGTGGCCTGCTGTACGAACTGTTGACCGGCCATCTGCCGCTGGATCTGAGCGGCCTGAGTTTCAATGAGGCTCGGGCGCGCATCCAGACACAGATGCCGGTGCCGCCAAGCTCGGTCCTCGGTGCCGATGTGCCCTATGCCCGACGCGAACTGCAGGGCGATCTCGACCGCATCGTCTTGCACGCGCTGCGCAAGGAGCCGCAACTGCGCTACGCCTCGGCCGGCGCGCTGATCGACGACATCCAGAGTCTGCTCGACCACCGCCCGATCAGCCTGCGCGCCTCGCATCGCTGGTACCTGCTGGCGCGCTTCCTCAGACGCCATCGGCTGGCCAGTGCCATGTTGCTGACACTAGCTACCGTCATCATCAGCGCCGCCGTGGTCTTCCGCTATCAACGTGATGAGGCAATACGCGAAAGCACCCGCGCGGAGATGGTCAGCAGCATGATGATTGACGCTTTCCGCGCGGCCGATCCGAGTCGCAATCGTGGCGAGAAGCTGACTGCCAGGGAAGTGATGCGTCAGGCAAGCTTGGCCCTGAGTCGTCGGGATGATCTGGATCCGGCGACGCGATCAAAGTTGCTGTTGACCTTGTCGCAGGTGCACGCCTCTCTGGGTTCCAATCAGGAAGCATTGGAATTGGCTCAGCAGGCGCTTGCGGCGGCATCTGATCCCGAGCAGCGGCTTGAGGCGGAACTGAGTGTTGCCGACGCGAAATTCAATCTGGGCGAGGCCCTTACGGCCAAGGACCACGTGGCCGAGTTGCTAGAAAGACCAGAAGCCAGTGGGGCGCGCTGGCAGCTACGCTTGCGGCAGTTTTCATTGAAGGTTGAAAGCCGGCTGAATCTGGTGAACACATCGCCGATTTCAAAATCGATCTATGAAGACGCGCTAGCAATGCTTGGCCCGGACGATCCAATCACTACCAGTGCCGCCCTAGCCTACGGCACCAATCTCATCAATAACAAAGAAAAATTGCAGGAAGGAGCGGTTTTGTCCGGGATTTGGTGA
- a CDS encoding tetratricopeptide repeat protein, which translates to MRRDHSEALSPDRYNIIRLALITERDLGNTDQALAYSYQLISMAERLYGSKHTTYLTAESALASTLLKSGQIAEARSVFLSAVERANRVVGPDSSLLAALLPTMHVTLPSKSPTTFLKHSQCPNWRLTLPNVHFHRKVAKWVSSGWAGPPHSCSTISTKKPLWRPLWRPTRFSFERPMCLRPSLLRHNFLLRWPRARLGRKEEVERRIAALGADRARVGSQELAQKLANAEPLIGEMK; encoded by the coding sequence GTGAGGCGTGACCATTCGGAGGCACTAAGTCCTGACCGATATAACATAATTCGACTGGCACTTATTACAGAAAGGGATTTAGGTAATACAGACCAGGCGCTCGCTTATTCTTATCAATTAATCAGTATGGCTGAGAGGCTCTACGGTTCGAAGCATACAACCTATCTGACGGCCGAAAGCGCATTGGCATCCACGCTTCTGAAGTCTGGTCAAATCGCAGAGGCGCGGTCTGTCTTCTTGAGCGCGGTGGAAAGAGCCAATCGCGTCGTTGGTCCCGACAGCAGCCTTCTGGCTGCTCTTTTGCCCACAATGCATGTAACGCTGCCATCCAAGAGCCCTACGACGTTCCTCAAGCACTCGCAATGTCCGAACTGGCGGTTAACGTTGCCAAACGTGCACTTCCACCGGAAAGTCGCCAAGTGGGTTTCTTCTGGCTGGGCAGGTCCTCCTCACTCTTGCTCGACCATCAGTACGAAGAAGCCTCTCTGGCGGCCGCTATGGAGGCCAACAAGGTTTTCCTTCGAACGGCCGATGTGTCTGAGGCCTTCATTGCTGAGGCACAACTTCTTGCTGCGGTGGCCGAGGGCGCGCTTGGGCCGCAAAGAGGAAGTCGAACGACGAATAGCGGCTCTAGGTGCGGATCGCGCCCGAGTCGGATCGCAGGAACTTGCTCAAAAGCTTGCAAATGCCGAACCGCTGATAGGAGAAATGAAGTGA
- a CDS encoding sigma-70 family RNA polymerase sigma factor, producing the protein MKPITDLLMRWRGGDKAAEAELIEAVYPALREIARVQLRRNGGATMQATELANEAYERLMSVHSVEWQDRQHFMAIAATVIRRVLVDYLRERSRQKRGGGVAAVPLHDLLDSQHPSSGDHLDWLMLDQALTEFARVEPETARVVELRLFGGMSVEEIASVCGSSTATVGRQWRFARAWIATSLALPAPP; encoded by the coding sequence ATGAAGCCGATCACCGATCTGCTGATGCGTTGGCGCGGCGGCGACAAGGCAGCCGAAGCCGAACTGATCGAAGCGGTCTACCCGGCTCTGCGGGAAATCGCCCGCGTGCAGTTGCGGCGCAACGGCGGCGCCACCATGCAGGCGACGGAACTGGCCAACGAGGCCTACGAACGGCTGATGTCGGTGCATTCGGTCGAGTGGCAGGACCGCCAGCATTTCATGGCCATTGCCGCGACGGTGATCCGACGGGTACTGGTCGATTATCTGCGCGAGCGTTCGCGGCAGAAGCGCGGCGGTGGTGTGGCCGCAGTACCCTTGCATGACTTGCTGGACAGCCAACACCCGTCGAGCGGCGATCACCTGGATTGGCTGATGCTGGACCAGGCACTCACCGAGTTTGCCCGGGTTGAACCCGAAACGGCCCGGGTGGTGGAACTGCGCTTGTTCGGAGGCATGTCGGTCGAGGAGATTGCCTCGGTCTGCGGCTCGTCGACCGCCACCGTGGGGCGCCAGTGGCGCTTTGCCCGCGCCTGGATCGCCACCAGTCTGGCTTTGCCGGCGCCGCCTTGA
- a CDS encoding AMP-binding protein has translation MDSANIASALTRMARERPHQIAIFVPCGSDIAGRPAHTHLTYAQLDEESDAIACGLDKVGIGKGVRTVLMVRPSVELFVLMYALFKAGAVPVLIDPGIARTALKQCLAEAEPQAFIGIPLAHAARVALGWGRKTIRTLVTVGPRFMWGGHSYAELLKTGREGTDARHRCPAVLADTREDDPAAILFTSGSTGVPKGVVYQHRHFMAQVELLREAFDIQPGEIDLPTFPPFALFDPALGMTTVIPEMDPTRPAMADPGKLIQTIHDFGVTNLFASPALVNALSRWGAPRGVKLPTLKRVISAGAPVPVAVVERMRKLLPEGASLWTPYGATECLPVAVVEGRELTEVARARTEQGAGTLVGRVVAPNQVRIIRITDDAVPEWSDDLLVPPGVVGEITVVGPTATERYFNRPDADRVGKIRDGERTVHRMGDLGYFDEGGLLWMCGRRSQRVEAEGGPICTEQVEPIFNTHPQVFRTALVGLGEQGAEEPILIVELEPGVGREQQARITEELLQIATRHAHTRGIQRVLYYPRFPVDIRHNAKIGREYLKRWAGERLGLQVPKVAIGTERQA, from the coding sequence ATGGATAGCGCCAATATCGCGTCCGCCCTGACGCGCATGGCGCGGGAACGGCCTCATCAGATCGCGATCTTTGTCCCCTGTGGCAGCGATATCGCCGGCCGACCCGCGCATACCCATCTGACCTATGCCCAGCTCGATGAGGAGTCGGATGCGATTGCCTGCGGCCTGGACAAGGTCGGCATCGGCAAGGGCGTGCGCACGGTGCTGATGGTGCGGCCGAGCGTCGAGCTGTTCGTGCTCATGTACGCCTTGTTCAAGGCTGGCGCGGTGCCGGTATTGATCGACCCCGGTATCGCGCGCACGGCGCTCAAGCAATGTCTGGCCGAAGCCGAGCCGCAGGCCTTCATCGGTATCCCGCTGGCGCATGCTGCGCGCGTGGCCCTGGGTTGGGGTCGCAAGACCATCCGCACCCTGGTCACCGTGGGTCCGCGCTTCATGTGGGGCGGCCACAGCTACGCTGAGTTGCTGAAGACCGGTCGCGAAGGCACCGACGCCCGTCATCGTTGCCCGGCGGTGCTGGCCGATACCCGCGAGGACGACCCGGCCGCCATCCTGTTCACGTCCGGATCGACCGGCGTGCCCAAGGGCGTGGTCTACCAGCATCGGCATTTCATGGCCCAGGTCGAGTTGCTGCGCGAGGCCTTCGACATCCAGCCGGGTGAGATCGATCTGCCCACCTTTCCCCCATTTGCCTTGTTTGATCCGGCGCTCGGCATGACCACGGTCATTCCGGAAATGGATCCGACCCGGCCGGCCATGGCTGATCCCGGCAAGCTGATCCAGACCATCCACGATTTCGGCGTGACCAATCTGTTTGCCTCGCCGGCGTTGGTCAATGCCCTGTCGCGCTGGGGCGCGCCGCGCGGGGTCAAGTTACCGACACTCAAACGGGTGATCTCGGCGGGCGCGCCGGTGCCGGTGGCCGTGGTCGAGCGCATGCGCAAACTGCTGCCCGAGGGTGCCAGCCTGTGGACACCGTACGGCGCCACCGAATGCCTGCCAGTGGCGGTGGTCGAGGGCCGGGAATTGACCGAAGTGGCGCGAGCGCGCACCGAACAGGGTGCCGGTACACTGGTCGGACGTGTGGTGGCGCCCAATCAGGTGCGGATCATCCGCATCACCGATGACGCCGTTCCGGAGTGGAGCGATGATCTGCTGGTGCCGCCAGGCGTGGTGGGCGAGATCACCGTGGTCGGACCCACTGCCACCGAGCGCTATTTCAATCGACCCGACGCAGATCGAGTCGGCAAGATCCGCGACGGCGAGCGCACCGTGCATCGCATGGGTGATCTTGGTTACTTCGACGAAGGCGGGTTGCTGTGGATGTGCGGACGACGCTCGCAGCGAGTCGAGGCCGAGGGTGGCCCGATCTGCACCGAACAGGTGGAACCGATCTTCAACACCCATCCGCAGGTTTTCCGCACGGCGCTGGTGGGGCTGGGTGAGCAGGGGGCCGAAGAGCCGATCCTGATCGTGGAGCTGGAGCCTGGCGTCGGCCGCGAGCAGCAGGCGCGCATCACCGAGGAGCTGCTGCAGATCGCTACCCGCCACGCCCACACCCGAGGCATCCAGCGCGTGCTCTACTACCCGCGCTTTCCGGTCGACATTCGCCACAATGCCAAGATCGGTCGCGAGTACCTCAAGCGCTGGGCCGGCGAGCGGCTGGGCCTGCAGGTGCCCAAAGTGGCCATTGGAACGGAGCGGCAAGCGTGA
- a CDS encoding NAD-dependent epimerase/dehydratase family protein yields MKALVTGGGGFLGGAICRALIEQGDEVVALQRSDAPELSAMGVRVHQGDIGDAQTVAAASRRCDLIFHVAAKAGHWGSHADYHRINVLGTRNVLAACQKHGIGRLVYTSTPSVVHEGGDLEGVDERVPYARRFLAHYPLTKSIAEREVIAANGPALATCALRPHLIWGPGDNHLLPRIIERARAGRLRFVGKPGKRIDATYIDNAAQAHLQAAAALAPKSATAGNAYFISNGEPIATEDMINRMLECAGLAPVHRRIPFGLAYGLGFTLESVYRLLRLSGEPIMTRFLADQLATAHWYDISAAERDFGYRPKVSMAEGFAALRQSLEQPRLDP; encoded by the coding sequence ATGAAGGCCCTCGTCACCGGCGGCGGCGGATTCCTGGGCGGAGCTATCTGCCGGGCGCTCATCGAGCAGGGCGATGAGGTGGTTGCCTTGCAGCGCTCTGACGCGCCCGAGCTCAGTGCCATGGGCGTGCGCGTCCATCAGGGTGACATCGGCGATGCCCAAACCGTCGCGGCCGCGTCGCGTCGCTGCGATCTGATCTTCCATGTGGCGGCCAAGGCCGGTCACTGGGGCAGCCATGCCGACTACCATCGGATCAATGTCCTCGGCACCCGCAATGTGCTCGCCGCCTGCCAGAAGCACGGCATCGGCAGACTGGTCTACACCTCCACCCCCAGCGTGGTCCACGAAGGTGGCGATCTGGAAGGGGTCGACGAGCGCGTGCCCTACGCCCGCCGCTTCCTCGCCCACTATCCGCTAACCAAGTCCATCGCCGAGCGCGAAGTCATCGCCGCCAACGGCCCGGCGCTGGCCACCTGCGCGCTGCGGCCACATCTGATCTGGGGGCCCGGCGACAATCATCTGCTGCCGCGCATCATCGAGCGCGCCCGCGCCGGGCGGCTGCGCTTCGTCGGCAAACCCGGCAAGCGCATCGATGCCACCTACATCGATAATGCCGCCCAAGCCCACTTGCAGGCCGCTGCTGCGCTGGCGCCCAAATCGGCCACGGCAGGCAATGCCTATTTCATCTCCAATGGCGAGCCGATCGCCACCGAGGACATGATCAATCGCATGCTGGAATGCGCCGGTCTGGCGCCGGTGCATCGCCGCATCCCCTTCGGCCTGGCCTATGGGCTCGGTTTTACCCTGGAATCCGTCTACCGGTTGCTGCGTTTGTCCGGCGAGCCGATCATGACCCGCTTCCTGGCGGATCAGCTGGCGACGGCACACTGGTACGACATCAGCGCCGCCGAGCGTGATTTCGGCTATCGGCCCAAAGTCAGCATGGCGGAGGGCTTCGCCGCGCTGCGCCAGTCGCTGGAACAGCCGAGGCTGGACCCGTAG